Proteins from a single region of Companilactobacillus farciminis KCTC 3681 = DSM 20184:
- the secY gene encoding preprotein translocase subunit SecY — translation MLRTIRDALKVKEIRKKILFTLMLLVIYRLGSQITVPGVNAAAMDKVGSTGLVPLLDTVTGGGLSNYSIFSMGVSPFITAQIVVQLLQMDIIPKFVEWSKQGEVGRRKLNQVTRYLTIVLGFVQSIGITAGFNQLSGLGLVKSPNMKAFITIGIILTGGTMLLTWIGEQITDKGLGNGVSVIIFAGIIARFPNGIQQIYRDYITNASSADLAKNIGFLVGLVIIILIVVQFVTYVQQASRRIPIQYTRRAAGSGSESFLPLKVNVAGVIPVIFASSFIVTPQTILMAFQANHSEDQWYQVLTEIFSMQTTTGSIIYTLLIVLFTFFYAFVQVNPEKLAENLQKQGAYIPGVWPGNETIKFMSGVLMRLSTVGAAFLGLVSLLPLLAANLFNLPQSIGLGGTSLLIIVGVALEMDRQLRGLLMKREYVGFIR, via the coding sequence ATGCTTAGAACTATCAGAGATGCTCTAAAGGTCAAAGAAATCCGTAAGAAGATTCTCTTTACCTTGATGTTACTTGTTATATATCGTTTGGGATCACAAATCACAGTGCCTGGCGTTAATGCTGCGGCAATGGATAAAGTTGGTTCTACAGGGTTAGTTCCACTATTGGATACTGTAACCGGTGGTGGTCTTTCAAACTACTCTATTTTCTCAATGGGTGTTTCACCATTCATCACGGCTCAAATCGTTGTTCAACTTTTGCAAATGGATATCATTCCAAAATTTGTTGAGTGGAGCAAACAAGGTGAGGTAGGTCGTAGAAAGTTAAATCAAGTAACGAGATATTTGACGATTGTTTTAGGTTTTGTTCAGTCAATCGGTATTACTGCCGGTTTTAACCAATTAAGTGGGTTAGGATTAGTTAAATCGCCTAACATGAAAGCTTTCATTACAATTGGTATCATCTTAACTGGTGGTACGATGCTTCTTACTTGGATTGGTGAGCAGATTACTGATAAAGGTTTAGGTAATGGAGTTTCAGTAATTATCTTCGCTGGTATTATTGCTAGATTCCCTAACGGAATTCAACAAATTTACCGTGATTATATTACTAACGCTAGCTCAGCAGATCTTGCTAAAAACATTGGATTCTTAGTTGGTCTTGTGATCATCATCTTGATCGTTGTACAGTTTGTTACTTATGTACAACAAGCAAGTAGAAGAATTCCAATTCAATATACAAGACGTGCTGCAGGTAGTGGTAGCGAAAGTTTCCTACCATTGAAGGTTAACGTTGCTGGTGTTATTCCTGTTATCTTCGCTAGTTCATTTATTGTTACGCCACAAACTATTTTGATGGCGTTCCAAGCAAATCACAGTGAAGATCAATGGTATCAAGTATTAACAGAAATATTCAGTATGCAGACTACAACAGGTTCGATAATTTATACATTGTTGATTGTATTATTTACATTCTTCTATGCATTTGTTCAAGTAAATCCTGAGAAGCTTGCAGAAAACCTACAAAAACAAGGGGCTTATATCCCTGGTGTTTGGCCTGGTAATGAAACAATTAAATTCATGTCAGGTGTATTAATGAGACTATCAACTGTCGGAGCTGCGTTCCTAGGTTTGGTTTCATTACTTCCATTACTAGCTGCTAACTTATTCAATTTACCTCAATCCATCGGATTAGGTGGTACGAGTTTATTGATTATCGTTGGTGTTGCTTTGGAAATGGATCGTCAATTACGTGGTCTTTTGATGAAGCG
- the rplO gene encoding 50S ribosomal protein L15: MELNELKPSAGSRHARKRLGRGTSSGTGKTAGRGQKGQLARSGGKTRVGFEGGQMPYFRRMPKRGFNNINRKEYAIVNLSDLSKFNDGAEVNAETLKAAGIIKKQYNGVKLLANGEVSAKLTVKVAKSSAAATKAIEAAGGTVEVI; this comes from the coding sequence ATGGAACTAAACGAACTTAAGCCAAGTGCAGGCTCAAGACATGCTAGAAAGCGTCTAGGTCGTGGTACTTCAAGTGGTACAGGTAAAACTGCTGGTCGTGGTCAAAAAGGTCAATTAGCTAGATCAGGTGGTAAGACACGTGTAGGTTTTGAAGGTGGACAAATGCCATACTTCCGTCGTATGCCAAAACGTGGATTCAATAACATCAACCGCAAGGAATATGCTATTGTAAACCTAAGTGATTTAAGTAAGTTTAATGATGGTGCTGAAGTAAATGCTGAAACATTGAAGGCAGCAGGAATCATTAAAAAACAATATAATGGTGTTAAGTTGCTTGCTAACGGTGAGGTTAGTGCTAAGTTAACTGTTAAAGTTGCTAAGAGTTCAGCCGCAGCTACTAAAGCAATCGAAGCCGCTGGTGGCACTGTAGAGGTGATCTAA
- the rpmD gene encoding 50S ribosomal protein L30 — protein sequence MAKLKITLIRSAAHRLPAQRTIVKELGLARVSSSVVKPDDPAIRGAVRKIAHLVSVEEVKD from the coding sequence ATGGCTAAACTTAAAATTACTCTAATTAGAAGTGCAGCTCACCGCCTTCCTGCTCAACGTACAATTGTTAAAGAACTAGGACTCGCAAGAGTTTCAAGTTCAGTTGTTAAGCCGGATGATCCTGCAATTCGTGGTGCTGTACGAAAAATCGCTCACTTAGTAAGCGTTGAAGAAGTTAAAGATTAA
- the rpsE gene encoding 30S ribosomal protein S5: MTYIDPSQLELEDRVVSINRVTKVVKGGRRLRFAAIVIVGDKNGHVGFGTGKAQEVPEAIRKAVEDAKKNLISVPMVGSTIPHQVIGTFGAGRILLKPAEEGSGIAAGGAVRAVIELSGVGDVTSKSLGRNTPINVIRATIDGLKQLKTAESVSEMRGISAQELLN; encoded by the coding sequence ATGACATATATCGATCCATCTCAATTAGAATTAGAAGATCGCGTTGTCTCAATCAACCGTGTTACTAAGGTTGTTAAAGGTGGACGCCGTCTACGTTTTGCTGCTATCGTAATCGTTGGTGACAAGAATGGTCACGTAGGTTTCGGTACTGGTAAAGCTCAAGAAGTTCCAGAAGCTATTCGTAAAGCTGTTGAAGATGCTAAGAAGAACCTAATCAGTGTTCCTATGGTTGGCTCAACTATTCCTCATCAAGTTATCGGTACTTTCGGTGCTGGTAGAATCTTGTTGAAGCCTGCTGAAGAAGGTTCTGGTATTGCTGCTGGTGGTGCTGTTCGTGCCGTTATCGAATTATCAGGTGTTGGTGATGTTACAAGTAAGTCACTAGGTAGAAATACACCTATCAACGTAATTCGTGCAACAATCGATGGACTAAAACAACTTAAGACTGCCGAAAGCGTATCTGAAATGCGCGGTATCTCAGCCCAAGAATTGCTTAACTAG
- the rplR gene encoding 50S ribosomal protein L18, whose product MKIVITKPDKNKARQRRQRRIRAKISGTAERPRLNVFRSNKNIYAQLIDDVKGVTLASASTLDKEVKDGSKVEQAQAVGALIAQRAQEAKISDVVFDRGGYLYHGRVQSLAEAARENGLKF is encoded by the coding sequence GTGAAAATTGTGATAACAAAACCAGACAAAAACAAAGCACGTCAAAGACGTCAAAGACGCATCCGTGCCAAAATTTCTGGTACTGCTGAGCGCCCACGCTTAAACGTGTTCCGTTCGAATAAAAACATTTACGCTCAATTAATTGATGACGTAAAGGGTGTAACGCTAGCAAGTGCCTCAACTCTTGATAAAGAAGTTAAAGACGGTTCAAAAGTTGAACAAGCTCAAGCTGTTGGTGCATTAATTGCACAAAGAGCACAAGAAGCAAAAATCAGCGACGTAGTATTTGATCGTGGCGGTTACCTATACCACGGTCGTGTACAAAGTCTTGCTGAAGCAGCTCGTGAAAATGGGCTAAAATTCTAG
- the rplF gene encoding 50S ribosomal protein L6, whose product MSRIGLKVIEIPAGVTITQKDENITVKGPKGELTRHFDPKIKLTLDEKEAKFTRESENDKALHGTMRSNLNNMIIGVTEGYEKKLELRGVGYRAQVKNNQLTLTVGYSHPVVMDTPEGIKVESPSNTEVNVSGISKQKVGQFAAEIRDVRSPEPYKGKGIRYVGEYVRRKEGKTGK is encoded by the coding sequence TTGAGTCGTATCGGTTTAAAAGTAATTGAAATACCAGCAGGTGTTACAATTACTCAAAAAGATGAAAACATTACTGTTAAAGGCCCTAAGGGTGAATTAACAAGACATTTTGATCCAAAAATCAAGTTAACTCTTGATGAAAAAGAAGCTAAGTTCACACGTGAAAGCGAAAATGATAAAGCTCTTCATGGAACAATGCGTTCTAACTTAAACAACATGATTATTGGTGTTACAGAAGGTTATGAAAAGAAGCTTGAACTAAGAGGTGTTGGTTACCGTGCACAAGTTAAGAACAATCAACTAACACTTACTGTAGGTTATTCACATCCTGTTGTTATGGACACACCAGAAGGTATCAAAGTTGAATCACCTTCAAATACAGAAGTTAACGTTTCAGGTATCAGTAAGCAAAAGGTTGGTCAATTTGCTGCTGAAATCCGCGATGTACGTTCTCCAGAACCTTATAAAGGTAAAGGTATTCGTTATGTTGGCGAATATGTACGTCGTAAAGAAGGTAAAACTGGTAAATAG
- the rpsH gene encoding 30S ribosomal protein S8, with translation MVMTDPIADYLTRIRNANMVKHESLEIPASNIKKSMTEILKNEGFIKDYEVVEDNKQNVLRIFLKYGKDQQRVISGLKRISRPGLRSYVDSDNVPKVLNGLGIAILSTSKGVITDKEARAQHVGGEVIAYIW, from the coding sequence ATGGTCATGACAGATCCTATTGCAGATTACTTAACACGTATTCGTAATGCAAACATGGTAAAACATGAATCTCTAGAAATTCCTGCTTCAAACATCAAGAAGAGTATGACAGAGATTCTTAAGAATGAAGGATTTATCAAGGATTACGAAGTTGTTGAAGACAACAAGCAAAACGTACTTCGTATTTTCTTGAAATATGGTAAAGATCAACAACGCGTTATCTCAGGCTTGAAACGTATCTCAAGACCAGGTCTACGTAGTTATGTTGATTCAGATAACGTGCCAAAGGTTCTTAACGGATTAGGTATCGCTATTCTTTCAACTTCAAAAGGTGTTATTACTGACAAAGAAGCCCGCGCTCAACACGTTGGTGGAGAAGTAATCGCTTATATTTGGTAA